The following are encoded together in the Vanrija pseudolonga chromosome 7, complete sequence genome:
- the KHT2 gene encoding Hexose transporter 2: MSQVTPADEKANTAHVESVATPREDDGVIIQKATQYHDAQLKSDHDMLGTWDAVKKFRRVTLICAIAGFAAATDGYQHQMVASIVANKGFIRQFAAAGQAKINPSWVSSFGGIYSAGQVIGQFSIQFVADGFGRKMAMYTFIVGLIIAAIVECVSTVWWHWTIAKLIGGIAVGSVQATLPVYINELAPAQIRGFLVVTYSMWFSFGTLCASLALKARADTNPMDWKTMIYSQFGMIGLGFLLVVFLPESPWWLVRKGKVERARAMLEKNFKGVAGYDVDAEVSIIAATIKVQHQWDVAAKAEGPFAMLQGLNLKRFLIGSWPKVLQQFVGLAIFGSYSAYFFQLAGNKDPFLVTVIMGCLSIAAVFIDSLLVDKIGRRRMTLIGFTGACTGMVLMAIVGCLDYARPSLGALLVFAGCLANFFNTFQSSTSYAYLTEMPELRFKARATGWGLAYCNLYAILINFTVPLMIQAWKVKSAFFFVCLGIPGTVVAYFIMPESMGRSPAEIQEMFVDRVPLRKWKGYKTDVEKDLEARMGQGEE, from the exons ATGTCTCAAGtcacccccgccgacgagaaggccAACACGGCGCACGTCGAGTCCGTCGCCACCCCCCGCgaagacgacggcgtcatcATCCAAAAGGCCACGCAGTACCACGACGCGCAGCTCAAGTCGGACCACGACATGCTCGGGACGTGGGACGCCGTCAAGAAGTTCCGGCGGGTGACGCTGATCTGTGCGATTGCGGGGTTCGCGGCGGCCACAGACG GCTACCAGCACCAGATGGTCGCGTCCATCGTGGCCAACAAGGGCTTTATCCGGCAgttcgccgcggccggccaGGCCAAGATCAACCCGTCGTGGGTGTCGTCCTTTGGCGGCATCTACTCTGCCGGCCAAGTGATTGGGCAGTTTTCCATCCAGTTCGTCGCGGACGGGTTTGGGCGCAAGATGGCCATGTACACTTTTATTGTGGGGCTGATCATC GCCGCGATCGTCGAGTGCGTGTCCACCGTCTGGTGGCACTGGACCATCGCCAAGCTCATCGGCGGCATCGCCGTCGGCTCGGTGCAGGCCACGCTTCCAGTGTACATCAACGAGCTTGCGCCGGCCCAGATCCGCGGGTTCCTCGTGGTCACGTACAGCATGTGGTTCTCGTTTGGCACGCTCTGCGCAAGCCTGGCActcaaggcgcgcgccgacacgAACCCGATGGACTGGAAGACGATGATCTACAGCCAGTTCGGGATGATCGGCCTTGGCTTCCTGCTCGTAGTGTTCTTGCCCGAGTCGCCGTGGTGGCTCGtccgcaagggcaaggtcgagcgcgcgcgcgccatgctCGAGAAGAACTTTAAGGGCGTGGCCGGgtacgacgtcgacgccgaggtgtcCATCATCGCTGCCACCATCAAGGTCCAACACCAGTGggacgtcgccgccaaggccgagggcccGTTCGCCATGCTGCAGGGCCTCAACCTCAAGCGGTTTTTGATCGGCTCGTGGCCCAAGGTCCTGCAGCAGTTTGTCGGCCTCGCAATCTTCGGCTCGTACTCGGCCTACTTCTTCCAGCTCGCGGGCAACAAGGACCCGTTTCTTGTTACCGTGATCATGGGGTGCCTGTCCATCGCGGCCGTGTTTATCGactcgctgctcgtcgacaagATTGGCCGGCGCAGGATGACGCTCATCGGGTTCACGGGCGCGTGTACCGGCATGGTATTGATGGCGATTGTCGGCTGTCTCGACTATGCGCGCCcgagcctcggcgcgctgctcgtgttCGCGGGCTGCCTGGCAAACTTCTTCAACACGTTCCAGTCGTCCACGTCGTACGCGTACCTCACTGAGATGCCCGAGCTGCGCTTCAAGGCCCGCGCGACAGGCTGGGGACTGGCGTACTGCAACCTCTACGCGATTCTCATCAACTTTACCGTCCCGCTCATGATCCAGGCGTGGAAGGTCAagtcggccttcttcttcgtctgCCTCGGCATCCCCGGCACAGTGGTCGCGTACTTCATCATGCCCGAGTCGATGGGCCGCAGCCCCGCCGAGATCCAGGAGATGttcgtcgaccgcgtcccGCTGCGCAAGTGGAAGGGGTACAAGACTGATGTGGAGAAAGACCTCGAGGCGAGGATGGGGCAGGGTGAGGAGTAG